In Pseudomonas sp. ADAK18, a single window of DNA contains:
- a CDS encoding paraquat-inducible protein A, with translation MTKTSWTICEHCDAVYPSIFLEQGQKTYCLRCGTVLEVVGRLNIQQMLALSVCALIVFCVANAFPVMSISVQGLSNEATLWQSINALAQGHISVIAAVAGLTIILAPLLQIILLCWVLSFAVAGVAAPGFSVCMRALEYLRPWSMLEVCLLGILVAIIKLGGLLDVHPGLGLWALAMLTLLIIPISGKSIRRLWGEFEGGLP, from the coding sequence ATGACCAAAACGAGCTGGACAATATGCGAGCACTGCGATGCCGTCTATCCATCCATATTTCTAGAACAGGGGCAAAAAACCTACTGCTTGCGTTGCGGTACTGTTCTTGAGGTGGTTGGTCGGTTGAACATTCAACAAATGCTGGCACTTTCCGTCTGCGCCTTGATTGTCTTTTGTGTAGCCAATGCGTTTCCAGTGATGTCAATCAGCGTGCAGGGCTTAAGTAATGAAGCGACGTTGTGGCAGTCGATAAATGCCTTGGCCCAAGGCCATATTAGCGTGATCGCTGCCGTAGCCGGCCTGACAATCATATTAGCACCCTTACTTCAAATCATATTGTTGTGTTGGGTGCTGAGCTTTGCCGTGGCAGGCGTTGCAGCTCCTGGTTTTAGCGTTTGTATGCGCGCGCTTGAATACCTTCGTCCGTGGAGCATGCTGGAAGTATGTTTGCTGGGGATTTTAGTAGCAATCATCAAGCTCGGGGGACTGCTCGATGTGCATCCTGGCCTAGGGCTCTGGGCATTGGCGATGCTGACGTTATTGATCATCCCTATTTCCGGCAAGAGCATTCGCCGTCTTTGGGGCGAGTTTGAAGGTGGACTTCCGTGA
- a CDS encoding membrane integrity-associated transporter subunit PqiC → MILRSIALFFLLALSACGSPPIRYYTLMPTAPEQRQVMNSPSIQFEMLDVRVPMQVDQPQIVVRKSADGLMLLESARWSAPLADEFHDAVAGQLELKLGGRNITGFTKATNTPLILVQLDIRRFDSLLGNYALVDAVWSLSKHGEGNKPFDITCASVIREPAGLTLDTLVLAHQRNIDRLANDIAQASKVWACPTL, encoded by the coding sequence ATGATTCTACGTTCCATAGCCCTATTTTTCTTACTTGCTTTGTCGGCATGTGGTTCGCCGCCGATACGATACTACACGCTGATGCCCACGGCGCCCGAGCAACGCCAGGTAATGAACTCACCGTCAATTCAGTTTGAAATGTTGGATGTACGAGTGCCGATGCAGGTAGATCAACCGCAAATAGTGGTGCGCAAGAGTGCAGACGGATTGATGTTATTGGAAAGCGCACGCTGGAGTGCGCCTTTGGCCGATGAATTTCATGACGCAGTGGCCGGGCAACTGGAGTTAAAGTTGGGGGGGCGTAATATTACAGGCTTTACCAAAGCGACCAACACACCACTTATTTTGGTACAGCTCGATATCCGCCGATTTGATTCACTCTTGGGGAATTATGCGTTAGTTGACGCTGTCTGGAGTTTGAGTAAACACGGCGAAGGAAACAAGCCTTTCGATATTACCTGTGCGAGCGTGATTAGGGAGCCAGCAGGCTTGACATTGGACACCCTTGTGTTAGCGCATCAGAGGAATATTGACCGCTTAGCCAATGATATAGCACAGGCTTCAAAGGTGTGGGCCTGCCCAACGTTGTAA
- a CDS encoding transposase — translation MQPQRRSYSKSFKVQVLQEWAPPGASIASVAQHHSLNANLVHKWIRVQTNETMDLRPAFIPLPLPLAGGHSHAPLSSICVEIQHSCGTVKVNWPTESADAYASFLRDLLQ, via the coding sequence ATGCAGCCACAACGCCGATCTTATTCCAAATCCTTCAAGGTCCAGGTACTCCAAGAGTGGGCTCCGCCCGGCGCGTCGATTGCAAGCGTCGCACAGCACCACAGCCTTAACGCGAACCTCGTCCATAAATGGATTCGGGTACAAACGAACGAAACCATGGACCTGCGACCTGCTTTCATCCCGCTTCCTTTGCCGCTCGCCGGAGGGCATTCCCATGCTCCGCTATCGAGCATCTGCGTTGAAATCCAGCATTCGTGTGGCACCGTCAAAGTGAACTGGCCGACCGAAAGCGCTGACGCATATGCCTCCTTTCTGCGAGACCTGTTGCAGTGA
- a CDS encoding intermembrane transport protein PqiB, which yields MPDHQRSNSTLSSPEVSSQRFNISIVWLVPIIAGLIGLSMVVHKAMSAGPKIVVTFLTAEGLEANKTQVKYKNVVIGKVVSIALSDDRAYVDANIELDQSADAFSSRGTRFWVVRPRIGASGVSGVDTLLSGAFIGADPGESKARDETFIGLENPPAIVYGKKGKRFTLHSADLGSLDIGSPVYYRHIPVGQVVSYNLAGEGKGVDVDIFVNAPNDQYVRKNSRFWNASGVDVSLGANGLKVNTQSVASILAGGIAFIEPNYSDDKSVADERSEFTLFDDMETALARPDGPGFYVQMRFDQSLRGLAVNSPVEFLGVNVGRVVSVDLDYDNKEESFPTIIGVVIYPNRLGKANDKLIEMKGADDAKGAHLISQMVAHGLRAQARSANLLTGQLYISMNFVSNAKPVVFDASAQPLLIPTIPGSLDKAQEQLQAFLDKLSKVPIDQIANNFNGSLGQLNKTLVTFNGQVLPEMHETLVQTRKTLATVNNSLDEDSPQRRQLGQAMYEVQRTARSIRVLTDFLGRQPESLIRGRLKEGKPDAYQPTSSGSHKIDQE from the coding sequence ATGCCTGATCACCAACGCTCCAACTCAACGCTTTCGAGTCCAGAAGTGAGTAGCCAACGCTTCAATATTTCCATTGTCTGGCTTGTGCCTATCATTGCTGGCTTGATCGGCTTGTCGATGGTGGTGCACAAAGCCATGTCAGCTGGCCCAAAAATTGTAGTGACCTTTCTCACCGCGGAGGGGCTAGAGGCCAATAAGACTCAGGTCAAATACAAGAACGTGGTCATTGGCAAGGTCGTTTCAATTGCTCTAAGTGACGATCGGGCATACGTTGATGCGAACATTGAACTGGATCAGTCGGCTGATGCGTTTAGTTCCCGTGGCACGCGCTTTTGGGTGGTACGCCCGCGTATCGGTGCGAGTGGCGTGTCGGGTGTGGATACACTGTTGTCTGGGGCGTTTATCGGCGCCGATCCTGGTGAGTCTAAAGCCCGGGATGAAACGTTCATTGGCCTGGAAAATCCGCCTGCGATCGTTTACGGAAAGAAGGGTAAGCGCTTCACTCTGCACTCCGCAGACCTGGGGTCGTTGGATATAGGCTCTCCTGTCTATTACCGTCACATACCGGTCGGCCAAGTGGTTTCATATAATCTTGCCGGCGAAGGAAAAGGCGTAGATGTTGATATCTTCGTCAATGCTCCGAATGATCAGTACGTGCGTAAAAACAGTAGGTTCTGGAATGCTAGCGGGGTGGATGTCAGCCTTGGTGCCAACGGGTTAAAGGTAAATACTCAATCGGTGGCTTCAATCTTAGCGGGCGGTATCGCCTTTATCGAGCCTAATTACAGCGATGATAAGTCTGTCGCTGACGAGCGCTCTGAATTCACTTTGTTTGATGATATGGAAACCGCCTTGGCGCGACCAGATGGCCCAGGGTTTTATGTACAGATGCGTTTCGATCAGTCTTTGCGTGGTCTTGCGGTAAACTCGCCGGTAGAGTTTTTGGGAGTGAATGTTGGTCGCGTGGTTTCGGTAGATCTGGATTACGACAACAAGGAAGAATCCTTTCCAACGATTATCGGTGTCGTTATATATCCCAATCGTTTAGGCAAGGCTAACGATAAGTTAATCGAGATGAAAGGTGCTGATGATGCCAAAGGCGCTCATCTGATTTCACAAATGGTCGCGCACGGCCTTCGCGCCCAGGCTCGAAGTGCTAACCTGCTCACGGGGCAACTGTATATATCAATGAACTTTGTATCAAACGCGAAGCCTGTCGTGTTTGATGCGTCTGCGCAACCGTTGCTTATCCCGACTATCCCCGGAAGCCTTGACAAGGCCCAGGAGCAATTGCAAGCCTTCCTTGACAAGCTTAGCAAGGTACCTATCGATCAGATCGCCAATAACTTTAATGGCAGCTTGGGGCAGTTGAACAAAACCCTGGTTACATTCAACGGCCAGGTCCTTCCGGAAATGCACGAAACGCTTGTGCAGACTCGAAAAACCCTAGCAACTGTAAATAACAGTTTAGACGAAGATTCACCTCAACGTCGGCAACTTGGCCAAGCGATGTATGAAGTACAGCGTACTGCGCGTTCGATTCGCGTACTCACCGATTTCCTTGGGCGCCAGCCAGAATCTCTGATCCGAGGGCGCTTGAAAGAGGGCAAGCCCGACGCCTATCAGCCAACCTCTTCAGGTTCTCATAAAATTGATCAGGAATGA
- a CDS encoding membrane-bound PQQ-dependent dehydrogenase, glucose/quinate/shikimate family has translation MPALSSSPTRIQAFVAGLVSFTFLTMGFFLVWFGLELIDLGGAYYYALYGVFMIAIAVLLIRRSAMTVKVSVMGAVATVAWALWESGDNAWYLFPRIFAPIAATLAIVLLHLWLPRTNPKAYSPRTHVALAAVLVVTLFLSFGSLFLVYGIAKDANPVADGPLSDAGQSWTQFAGSNERFSHVPYSEINRKNVKHLKVAWMYRTGDIAKDGAEDQNTPLEVNGAVYVCTPSDTVVALDADSGLKKWEFRSEAKSPLWQRCRSLAYVDTSKNTFRPTVLESPDTTCAHRIVLSTIDNRLIELDADKGTTCNAFGDAGSVNLKAGMGEVSPGYYMQTSGPTLVENGMIIIAGWVWDNMSVDEPSGVVRAFDVMDGSLLWAWDLGNAHIDKLPPAGQSYTRGTPNVWAFPTVDEKLGLVFLPTGNSTPDYWGGKRTAASDEYSSSVVAVDYHTSKEKWHFQTTHHDVWDYDVPAHPNLYDIPGENGAADTPALIQITKRGEIFILDRRTGVPLSEVEEKPVPTNDPAQGERLSTTQPYSVAMPQIRTGKLREADMWGMTMFDQLLCRIEFHKYRYQGDFTPPSVQGTLVYPANLGGMNWGGASLDKKRQYLILNDSRIVMLSKLVPRDQTQANAGDGHTGYAPQIGTPFGVNNSLFSSPLGVPCNAPMLGTLTAVDLRTRKIAWQVPLGTPADTGPLGLKTHLPMETGMPSLGGPLTTGGGITFYSGTLDYYLRAFDTDTGRLLWKGKLPVGGQSTPTSYLSKKSGKQFVVLTASGSRGSSDRGDYVIAFALDE, from the coding sequence ATGCCTGCACTGTCAAGCAGTCCTACACGAATACAAGCGTTCGTAGCCGGACTGGTAAGCTTTACCTTCCTGACCATGGGCTTTTTTTTGGTTTGGTTTGGGCTTGAACTCATTGATCTTGGAGGTGCTTACTATTACGCGCTTTATGGCGTATTTATGATAGCGATCGCTGTATTGCTAATAAGACGCTCAGCGATGACTGTCAAAGTATCCGTTATGGGTGCCGTTGCAACAGTTGCATGGGCACTCTGGGAATCAGGGGATAATGCCTGGTATCTTTTCCCTCGGATATTCGCACCAATCGCGGCCACATTGGCTATCGTACTGCTTCACTTGTGGCTGCCTCGCACAAACCCTAAAGCGTATAGTCCGCGCACGCACGTTGCTTTGGCTGCTGTATTGGTAGTGACACTGTTCCTCAGCTTCGGCAGCCTCTTCCTCGTCTATGGGATTGCCAAAGATGCCAACCCCGTAGCCGATGGCCCACTCAGCGATGCAGGACAATCTTGGACCCAGTTTGCGGGCTCCAATGAACGGTTCAGTCATGTTCCGTATAGCGAAATAAATCGCAAAAACGTTAAACATCTCAAGGTCGCGTGGATGTATCGCACTGGAGATATCGCTAAAGATGGTGCAGAAGATCAAAATACGCCGCTCGAAGTGAACGGCGCGGTTTATGTTTGTACGCCTAGCGACACTGTTGTCGCTCTAGATGCTGACAGTGGCTTGAAAAAATGGGAATTCAGGAGCGAAGCAAAATCACCTCTTTGGCAACGATGCAGAAGCTTGGCGTACGTAGACACTTCGAAGAATACTTTTCGTCCAACCGTACTAGAGTCGCCCGACACCACCTGTGCTCACCGTATTGTGTTGTCAACCATCGATAATCGCCTGATCGAGTTGGATGCTGACAAAGGGACGACCTGTAATGCCTTCGGCGACGCTGGCAGCGTTAACCTTAAAGCTGGTATGGGAGAAGTCTCACCTGGTTATTACATGCAGACCTCAGGGCCTACCTTGGTCGAAAACGGCATGATAATTATCGCTGGCTGGGTATGGGACAACATGTCGGTTGACGAGCCTTCTGGAGTAGTGAGGGCTTTCGACGTGATGGATGGTTCGCTTTTATGGGCATGGGATTTGGGTAACGCTCACATCGATAAACTCCCACCAGCGGGTCAAAGCTATACACGTGGCACTCCAAATGTTTGGGCGTTTCCAACCGTTGACGAAAAACTAGGTTTAGTGTTCCTTCCAACGGGCAACTCGACGCCAGACTATTGGGGCGGTAAAAGAACGGCGGCATCGGATGAGTACAGCTCTTCTGTCGTGGCGGTTGATTATCATACGAGTAAAGAAAAGTGGCATTTCCAGACAACTCATCACGACGTTTGGGACTACGATGTTCCCGCACATCCCAACTTGTACGACATACCGGGCGAAAATGGCGCAGCCGACACCCCTGCACTCATCCAGATAACCAAGCGCGGCGAAATCTTCATACTAGATCGCCGAACCGGAGTGCCGTTGTCGGAAGTTGAAGAGAAACCGGTTCCCACTAACGATCCCGCGCAAGGAGAGCGCCTCTCCACCACTCAGCCATATTCAGTAGCGATGCCGCAGATACGTACAGGAAAACTGCGAGAAGCGGACATGTGGGGAATGACGATGTTCGATCAGCTACTGTGCCGGATCGAGTTTCACAAATATAGATACCAGGGCGACTTCACTCCCCCATCTGTACAGGGCACACTCGTATATCCGGCAAACTTGGGAGGAATGAATTGGGGAGGTGCGTCTCTGGATAAAAAACGCCAGTACTTGATTCTTAACGATTCTCGTATAGTGATGTTATCGAAGCTGGTGCCAAGAGATCAGACTCAAGCAAATGCAGGAGACGGTCACACGGGTTATGCCCCGCAGATAGGCACACCTTTCGGTGTAAACAACAGCCTTTTTAGTTCGCCTTTGGGCGTGCCTTGTAACGCTCCGATGCTGGGAACCTTAACCGCAGTCGACCTTCGTACCCGCAAAATAGCCTGGCAGGTTCCACTTGGCACTCCGGCTGACACCGGTCCGCTAGGCCTAAAGACCCACCTACCAATGGAAACGGGAATGCCTTCACTCGGCGGCCCCTTGACGACGGGAGGCGGGATAACCTTTTACAGCGGCACGCTCGATTATTACCTCAGAGCTTTCGACACAGATACAGGGCGCCTGCTATGGAAAGGAAAGCTTCCTGTTGGTGGTCAAAGCACCCCAACATCTTACTTATCCAAAAAGTCAGGTAAACAATTTGTAGTGCTAACCGCCAGTGGATCTCGTGGTTCATCTGATCGGGGGGATTACGTAATCGCATTCGCGCTGGATGAATAA
- a CDS encoding paraquat-inducible protein A, which translates to MNLILCHFCGKACADVARRCPRCHSILHRRKPDSLARTAAFFIAGLIFYIPANLLPMMYTDMLGSGSENTILSGVVEFWDSGSWDIALLIFIASVLVPCLKFLVLGTLLVTCRLRSRWAMRERSKLYRLIEVIGYWSMLDVLVVALVAALVQFRSLSSIEPREGILFFGLVVVLTMLAAMSFDPRLIWDAEVEDA; encoded by the coding sequence ATGAATTTAATATTATGCCATTTCTGCGGTAAAGCCTGCGCTGATGTCGCTCGTCGTTGTCCGCGCTGCCATTCAATATTGCACCGCAGAAAACCCGACAGTCTGGCACGTACCGCCGCGTTTTTTATCGCGGGTCTAATTTTTTACATACCCGCCAACTTGCTGCCAATGATGTACACCGACATGCTCGGTAGTGGTAGCGAAAACACAATCTTGAGCGGGGTGGTCGAGTTTTGGGACAGCGGATCGTGGGATATCGCACTGTTGATTTTCATAGCTAGCGTGCTGGTGCCATGTTTGAAATTTCTGGTACTTGGCACGTTACTGGTGACTTGTCGACTGCGCAGTCGATGGGCTATGCGAGAACGCTCCAAGCTCTATCGCTTGATTGAGGTGATCGGTTATTGGTCAATGCTTGATGTCCTAGTCGTTGCATTGGTAGCGGCCCTCGTACAGTTTCGTTCGCTCAGTAGTATCGAACCCCGTGAGGGCATTTTGTTTTTTGGTTTAGTTGTGGTGCTAACCATGTTAGCAGCCATGAGTTTTGATCCCCGGCTTATCTGGGATGCAGAGGTAGAAGATGCCTGA
- the tnpB gene encoding IS66 family insertion sequence element accessory protein TnpB (TnpB, as the term is used for proteins encoded by IS66 family insertion elements, is considered an accessory protein, since TnpC, encoded by a neighboring gene, is a DDE family transposase.), translating to MIRIDAIWLATEPMDMRVGTETALTRVIAVFGAAKPHFAYLFANRRAKRMKVLVHDGVGIWFAARRLNQGKFHWPGIRHGLEVELDNEQLQALVGSFQLALFR from the coding sequence GTGATTCGAATCGATGCGATCTGGCTCGCCACCGAACCGATGGACATGCGCGTCGGCACCGAAACGGCGTTAACCCGGGTTATTGCCGTGTTCGGTGCGGCAAAGCCGCATTTTGCTTATCTGTTCGCCAATCGCCGCGCCAAGCGGATGAAAGTTCTGGTACATGACGGCGTGGGTATCTGGTTTGCGGCGCGAAGGCTGAATCAAGGCAAGTTTCACTGGCCCGGCATTCGGCACGGATTGGAAGTCGAACTCGATAACGAGCAGCTTCAGGCTTTAGTAGGCTCGTTTCAGCTCGCGCTTTTTCGCTAG